The window GCCGTCGAGATCGAGGTCTCCGAGCGAGACGGCTTCCGATGGCGGCGCCGGCAACGTGCGCAGCTGGTTGCCGACCCCAGTGATGCGGTCGAACATCCAGACCGTGGAGCCGAACGTGCAGACGATCTCGGCGGCGGGATCGGCGTCGATGTTGCCGATCGCCGCCGGGTAGGAGGCGGCGCCGGTCAGGTTCCAACCCCACGGCGAAGGCACATGGGTGCCGTGCGAATCGAGGATGCGCAGGAAGGCGCCCCCGACCGCCACCACGCTGCGGGGGTAGGGGCCGCCGACGGCGCCGATCGAGACGAAGACCGGCGCCACGGCCGGCATCTGGTACGGCCAGCCGTCGCGCGGCGAGCCGTCCGGAGCGAAGGCGAAGACGCGGCCGTCGATCGTGCCGACCACGACCGACAGTTCGCCGGAAAGGTCCAGCGCGCCGACGGCGACCGGGCCCTCGGAAAGCGCGGCGCCGGTCGCGACCGGCCAGCCGGGCAGATCGGCGCCGGTGTTGTGGACCGCGTGGACCGCCCCGCCCGCGTCGGAGAAGACGATCTCGGCCAGTCCGTCGCCGTCGAGGTCCACGATCGCCGGATCGGAAATCGGCTCGGCGCTCAGGACGCGCGGGAAACCGTCGACGAGGTTCGGGTAGCCGGGGTCGCGGCGCCATTCCGCGTCGAACATGAGCGAGTCGGTACCGGCGGACACGAGTCTGGTCACGCTCTTGATCATCGCGATGCGCTGGTCGTGCGCGGGGTCGAGCGCCAGAGCGCAGTCCTGCGCCGCCGTGTAACCGCCGGAGTAGTCCGCGTCGGCGAATTCCTCCCACTGCGACCAACTCGTCGGCGCGGCCGCCGTCGCCCGCTGCACCGCGAAACCATCGAACCGGTTGCCGGCGAGCAGCCAGATGTTGTCCCCGGCCCGATGCTCGAGCTGTTCGGGGAACAACCCGCCGACGTTGATCGCGGAGGAGGGGAAGCTGAGACCCTGGTTCGTCGAGGCGAAGGTGCCCGGGTCCAGGATCAGGTATCCGGGGCTGTAGGGCGTGGCGCGGTCGTGCACCACGACAACCTCGTTGCCCGTCGAGGAGGCGGCGATCCGGGGCTGCCGCTCCCAGATCCCGTTCGTGGTCCCGCTCAGTGCGATGATGGTGTTCCAGGAACCGATGCCGCCGCCGCCGTAGCTCGAGGCTCGCCGGTGGCGCAGGGCCGCGTCGAAGCTGTCGTCGGCCGACCGGAACTCCCACACCACGTGGACGTAGCCTCCGAAGCCGTAGCTGACGTCCGCCTCCACGTATAGCAGGCCCGGGTTGGTCAGGGAGGCGATCTGGTAGGCCCCCTCGAAGGTGGCGCCGTAGTCGACACTGCGGGCATACCAGATGTCGGCGCCGGCCGCGTCGTAGCCGGTGGCGACCAGGTACAGGTAGTAATTGGCGAAGGACACGGCGTCGGTCGCGAAGCGCGGGCTGTCGAACGTCACGCCCGCCTGACTCATCACCGTGAGGTCCGTGGCGAAGGAACCCGCGGCGAGGCCCAGCGTCGACCAGGTCACGTGGACTTGGGAAATGCCGGCGGCGGGGATGGACAGCACGTAGGCCACGTAGCAGCGGTTCTGGTTGCCTTCGGCCACGCGCAGCCAGGGATCGGTCAGCGAGGCGTTCGAACCCGGAACGGTCAGCGTCGCCCACAGCGACCAATGACCGCCGCCATCGGTCGAGCGCAGGATCCGGATCTCGCTGGAGGTGCCGATGTCGGCCTCGACTGCCGCGTAGAGATCGCCGTTGGCGGCGATGTCGAGACTGACGTTGGTCAAATCGTCGCCGGATGCGTACGCCAGGACGTCGTCGCCGCCGACCACTTCGTAACGCAGATCCTTGTCCGCCCCCATCGGCGGGGACGGCTGTTCGTCCCGTGGTTCGCCGCGGCGGGGTCCCGAGATCATCGCATCGTCGGAGGGCAGGATGCTCGTGCCCACGCCGCCCCCCGGTGGCGTCGGCAGGAGCACCCGCTCGATCTGGCCGGCTAGTGCGGGCAGGGGCAGGGT of the bacterium genome contains:
- a CDS encoding FlgD immunoglobulin-like domain containing protein → MCRRLLRCYVRAALLLLVTLPLPALAGQIERVLLPTPPGGGVGTSILPSDDAMISGPRRGEPRDEQPSPPMGADKDLRYEVVGGDDVLAYASGDDLTNVSLDIAANGDLYAAVEADIGTSSEIRILRSTDGGGHWSLWATLTVPGSNASLTDPWLRVAEGNQNRCYVAYVLSIPAAGISQVHVTWSTLGLAAGSFATDLTVMSQAGVTFDSPRFATDAVSFANYYLYLVATGYDAAGADIWYARSVDYGATFEGAYQIASLTNPGLLYVEADVSYGFGGYVHVVWEFRSADDSFDAALRHRRASSYGGGGIGSWNTIIALSGTTNGIWERQPRIAASSTGNEVVVVHDRATPYSPGYLILDPGTFASTNQGLSFPSSAINVGGLFPEQLEHRAGDNIWLLAGNRFDGFAVQRATAAAPTSWSQWEEFADADYSGGYTAAQDCALALDPAHDQRIAMIKSVTRLVSAGTDSLMFDAEWRRDPGYPNLVDGFPRVLSAEPISDPAIVDLDGDGLAEIVFSDAGGAVHAVHNTGADLPGWPVATGAALSEGPVAVGALDLSGELSVVVGTIDGRVFAFAPDGSPRDGWPYQMPAVAPVFVSIGAVGGPYPRSVVAVGGAFLRILDSHGTHVPSPWGWNLTGAASYPAAIGNIDADPAAEIVCTFGSTVWMFDRITGVGNQLRTLPAPPSEAVSLGDLDLDGDAEVLVPTSNGTLYAVNSNGTEQPGSWPFVSASASPLSRPAIANCLGMPELEVAVAARSWSVHLLKDDGLQQAGFPVGSDGWLIYGSPILGMLEDGTSADVVFGARGNKAWAWSNLSALLDGWPKELADSVYQTPAMGDLDGDGLPELVFLGTSRLYAYHVNQSAGYASRTWLMYGYDPARTGCANCPEDVTTAVGDGGGVTRVSFAPPSPNPVSGDAVFAFATPVRSVVELVVHDLRGRRVRTVTRTEIEPGSHVVGWDGRDDEGRPLSSGQYLATLQVRGPGLDQSLTRKLSVVH